In Paracoccus fistulariae, a single window of DNA contains:
- a CDS encoding ABC transporter substrate-binding protein, whose protein sequence is MKRLLVLSTALAGIAMTASAKEVNVVSWGGAYEKSQVEAYNKPFTEATGITVNMIAADNPATPLKAQVEAKNITADVFDIEVSDAIRLCDEGALVEINPDDLPASPDGTPAADDFLDGALQDCAVANIFWGTVIAYDETKFADAAPSSAADFFDLETYPGKRGLPKNPKRTLYLALIADGASADEIYDLLGSDEGVNRAFDKLDTIKDSVVWWEAGAQPVQLLADGEVAMATGYNGRFFDAMVAEGKPFKIIWDGQYMDMDMFAIPKDSPNPEEAMEYLKFATDTQRLADQAKWIAYGPARKSSAQLVGLYQDGKTEMAPHMPTSEDALKNAVMDDPEFWADHDAELTERFNSWLASN, encoded by the coding sequence ATGAAACGCCTTCTGGTCCTTTCGACCGCACTTGCAGGTATCGCCATGACCGCCTCTGCCAAAGAGGTGAACGTGGTGTCCTGGGGTGGCGCCTACGAGAAATCGCAGGTCGAAGCCTATAACAAGCCCTTCACCGAAGCGACGGGCATCACCGTGAACATGATCGCCGCCGACAACCCGGCCACGCCGCTGAAAGCGCAGGTCGAGGCGAAAAACATCACCGCCGATGTCTTTGATATCGAGGTCAGCGACGCGATCCGCCTGTGCGACGAAGGCGCGCTGGTCGAGATCAATCCCGACGATCTGCCCGCATCCCCCGATGGCACCCCGGCTGCCGATGACTTCCTTGACGGCGCGCTGCAGGATTGCGCCGTGGCCAATATCTTCTGGGGCACGGTCATCGCCTATGATGAGACGAAATTCGCCGATGCCGCGCCCAGCTCGGCCGCTGATTTCTTTGATCTGGAAACCTATCCGGGCAAGCGCGGCCTGCCCAAGAACCCCAAGCGGACCCTGTATCTGGCGCTGATCGCGGATGGTGCCTCGGCCGATGAGATCTATGATCTGCTGGGCAGCGACGAGGGTGTGAACCGCGCCTTTGACAAGCTGGACACGATCAAGGACAGCGTCGTCTGGTGGGAAGCCGGGGCGCAGCCGGTGCAATTGCTGGCCGATGGCGAAGTGGCGATGGCCACCGGCTATAACGGCCGTTTCTTCGACGCGATGGTGGCCGAGGGCAAGCCCTTCAAGATCATCTGGGACGGGCAGTACATGGATATGGACATGTTCGCCATTCCCAAGGATTCGCCCAATCCCGAAGAGGCGATGGAATATCTGAAATTCGCCACCGACACGCAGCGTCTGGCCGATCAGGCGAAATGGATCGCCTATGGCCCGGCGCGCAAATCCTCGGCCCAGCTGGTCGGTCTGTATCAGGACGGCAAGACGGAAATGGCGCCGCATATGCCCACCAGCGAAGACGCCCTGAAGAACGCCGTGATGGATGACCCGGAATTCTGGGCCGACCATGACGCCGAACTGACCGAGCGTTTCAACAGCTGGCTGGCCAGCAACTGA